Proteins encoded by one window of Corvus cornix cornix isolate S_Up_H32 chromosome 27, ASM73873v5, whole genome shotgun sequence:
- the DHX58 gene encoding probable ATP-dependent RNA helicase DHX58, which yields MRNAQRRGMELRGYQREAAAPALRGRNSIVCLPTGAGKTRVAVHVCRRHLQSRPGGKVAVLVNKVHLVDQHTEKEFQALQDTFKVASISGDTSHKAFFACLVKENDVIICTAQILQNALVSTEEDMHVELTDFSLLVIDECHHTHKDAVYNKIMLRYLQHKLSREQELPQVLGLTASPGTGGATSFEEAVEHILQICANLDTEKITSVQDEAQHLQSHVPQPKKQYDLCQERVQDPFGEQLKKMMVQIQQYMEKPGLPWDFGTQIYEQRIVELEKRAAEMFCRKTRVCALHLRKYNDALLINDTVRMIDAFQCLQQFYSAERDEKDPTEQFLIATFEENRARLQALAGDQRYENPRLGKLEGILREHFEPLGASRGIVFTKTRQSAHSLLSWLQTTATLQHIRATVLTGAGYSNQTRHMTQNEQQDVIKQFREGALNLLFSTSVAEEGLDIPECNIVVRYGLMTNEIAMMQARGRARAENSVYSVLAKANSREVARELLNEDRVELMKRAIQAVQAMPEQEYNQKIQELQRVAVASWLMKESRISERRQLHDPDAVRLYCVNCNMAVCHGSDIRTVEGMHHVNVNPEFRLYYRVSSVKIQFQRTFRDWEPGCRIACSACSQDWGMEMLYRQVKLPILCIKNFVVETPAEKRRYKKWSAVTFPIKAFDYLEYCADTHGLSF from the exons ATGCGGAACGCGCAGCGGCGGGGAATGGAGCTCCGGGGGTACCAGCGAgaggcggcggccccggccctgcGCGGCCGCAACAGCATCGTTTGCCTGCCCACGGGCGCCGGGAAGACCCGCGTGGCCGTCCACGTCTGCCGGCGGCACCTGCAGAGCCGGCCGGGCGGAAAGGTGGCCGTGCTTGTCAACAAg GTGCACCTGGTGGACCAGCACACCGAGAAGGAGTTCCAGGCACTGCAGGACACCTTCAAGGTGGCATCCATCAGTGGGGACACCAGCCACAAAGCCTTCTTCGCCTGCCTGGTGAAGGAGAACGATGTTATCATCTGCACAGCCCAAATACTGCAGAACGCCCTGGTCAGCACGGAGGAGGACATGCACGTGGAGCTGACAG ATTTCTCGCTGCTGGTGATAGACGAGTGCCACCACACGCACAAGGACGCCGTCTACAACAAGATCATGCTGAGATACCTCCAGCACAAgctcagcagggagcaggagctgccacaggTTCTGGGGCTGACGGCGTCGCCTGGCACTGGGGGGGCAACGTCCTTCGAGGAGGCCGTAGAGCACATCCTGCAG ATCTGTGCCAACCTAGACACTGAGAAGATCACATCGGTGCAGGACGAGGCGCAGCACCTGCAGAGCCATGTCCCCCAACCCAAGAAGCAGTATGACCTGTGCCAGGAGCGAGTGCAG gaccCCTTTGGTGAGCAGCTGAAGAAGATGATGGTGCAGATCCAGCAGTACATGGAGAAGCCGGGTCTCCCATGGGACTTTGGCACGCAGATTTACGAGCAGCGCATCgtggagctggagaagagag CTGCAGAGATGTTTTGTCGCAAGACCCGGGTGTGCGCCCTGCACCTGCGCAAGTACAATGACGCTCTGCTGATCAATGACACCGTGCGGATGATTGACGCCTTCCAGTGCCTCCAGCAGTTCTACAGCGCTGAGAGGGATGAGAAGGACCCCACTGAACAGTTCCTCATTGCCACATTCGAGG AGAACAGGGCAAGGCTGCAGGCACTTGCCGGGGACCAGCGCTATGAGAACCCCAGGCTGGGCAAGCTGGAGGGGATCCTGCGTGAGCACTTTGAGCCCCTGGGCGCTTCTCGTGGCATCGTCTTCACCAAGACAAGGCAGAGCGCTCACAGCCTGCTCAGCTGGCTGCAGACCACGGCCACGCTCCAGCACATCAGGGCCACCGTCCTCACTGGCGCTGGCTACAGCAACCAGACCAGGCACATGACACAG AACGAGCAGCAGGATGTGATCAAGCAGTTCCGTGAGGGAGCCCTCAACCTGCTCTTCTCCACCAGTGTGGCTGAGGAGGGCCTGGACATCCCTGAGTGCAACATCGTGGTCCGCTATGGGCTGATGACCAATGAGATCGCCATGATGCAG GCCCGGGGCCGTGCCCGTGCTGAGAACAGTGTCTACTCTGTCCTTGCCAAAGCCAACAGCAGAGAGGTGGCCCGAGAGCTGCTCAACGAGGACCGGGTGGAGCTCATGAAGAGGGCGATTCAGGCAGTGCAAGCCATGCCTGAGCAGGAGTACAACCAAAAG ATCCAGGAGCTGCAGCGGGTGGCCGTAGCCAGCTGGCTGATGAAGGAGTCCAGGATCAGTGAGCGGCGGCAGCTGCACGACCCAGATGCTGTTCGCCTGTACTGTGTCAACTGCAACATGGCCGTGTGCCATGGCAGCGACATCCGCACAGTGGAGGGCATGCACCATGTCAACGTCAACCCCGAATTCAG GCTGTATTACAGAGTTTCCTCTGTGAAAATACAATTCCAGCGCACTTTCAGGGACTGGGAGCCTGGCTGCCGTATTGCCTGCAGCgcctgcagccag GACTGGGGCATGGAGATGCTGTACCGGCAGGTGAAGCTGCCTATCCTCTGCATCAAAAACTTTGTGGTGGAGACACCGGCAGAGAAGAGGAGGTACAAGAAGTGGAGCGCTGTGACGTTCCCCATCAAGGCGTTTGACTACCTGGAGTACTGTGCTGACACCCATGGCCTGTCCTTCTAG